Within Nodosilinea sp. FACHB-141, the genomic segment GTTAGCCCCAGACCAAGCTGGACTATTATGCCCCCTCGCTCCAGACTTTTTTAAGCACCTGATCGGGGGAAATGTCGGCCAAAGTACCGGTGGAGGAGGTTAGGGTAACCAAGCGATCTGCGCCTGCGGTGATGGTCTGGACTTGGCTATTGCCAGAGAATAGCCCCAGGGTGTAGACGTTGAGGGCGATCGCCAGCGGTAGAGGATATCCCTCTACCGCTATCAATAGGTTAGCGGCGGCAATCAATGCTGCCGTCTGTCCTGGGGTTTCAGGTCGCAAAACCTTAAGATTAGGGACGGCACTGGCGATCGCAGCGGTTTGAGGGGCCGCATCGTCGGTTTGTAGCAAGGCCAGAGGCATATCGGGCTGGCGCTGCTGAAAGTCTTTGAGGATGGCGATCCAGCTTTCAGTGGGGTAGGTGGGGCCGCTAGCAGTGGTGCCGGGGTACACCAACACATAGCCATTTGTGAGCCCGTTGCCCTGACGCAGGTTGTCTACGACGGTCAGGTCTTTGCGGGGAACATTCACGGAAAGGGCAGGAGGCGTACCGGTGACGTTGATCAGCTTAAGCAGATCGCCGTGGTGATCTATCTCAGCGGCGCGGGGAGCCGTTGAGGTTAGCAGCAAGTTGTTGGCAGACCCGCTGTAGCCCAAACGAGTGGGCACACCACTCAGCCACAGCAGCAGGGCAATGGACCAGGAGTCGGTCAGGGTGAGGGCAACATCGAATTCGCGATCGCGCACAATCCCTAACAGGTTGGCCCAGTCGGCAGGGCTGTTACTGGCCTCAAAGTTGTAGGGCACAACTTCGTCAACCCCCTTAGAGAGCTGGTAAATAGCTGTAGCGCTAGGGGCCGCAACTACTGATACCTCAGCGTTTTCGAAGCTATCTTTGATCTGATTGATGACCGGAAAGAAGCTCAGCTGCGTCTCCGTTTCTCCTGGAACAAGAGCCAGTACCCGCATATGTTACGTCCATGCCTGTTCGCAAGTATTGTAGTGGAACCTGGCCAAGGTTTAGGGGATATATGGCTTACAAAATGAATTAAATTTCACCACAGGGAATAAAAATCCCCCAATTTGCTCAGCCCGTTATGGTTTTGCCCTGTGTCTATGTCCCCTGTTCATGTGCTTATCCCCGCCGCCGGCAGCGGTCGTCGCATGGGGGCCGATCGCAACAAAGTGCTCCTCGATCTGCTTGGGCTTCCCATCATTGCCTGGACTTTAAAAGCCGCCGCTCAAGCCGAGGCTGTGGTTTGGATCGGGGTGATTTGCCAAGCGGGCGATCGCCCCACCCTAGAAACCATTGCCAATTCGCTGAACCTATCCAAACCAGTGGCCTTCATCGACGGCGGCACGACTCGCCAGGAGTCGGTCTATAACGGGCTGCAAGCGCTGCCCACCGAGGCCACCCGCGTGCTGATCCACGATGGCGCGCGCTGCCTAGCCACCCCCGACCTGTTTGATCGCTGCGCCGCTGCCTTAGATACCTGCCCCGGCTTAGTGGCAGGGGTACCCGTCAAAGACACGATTAAAATTGTGGATGCCAGCCAGCGAGTTGAGACTACCCCCGATCGCCAGCAGCTATGGGCCGCCCAAACCCCCCAGGGCTTCGATGTGGCTTTGCTGAAGCAGTGCCATCAGCAGGGCATTGAGCAAGGCTGGAGCGTCACCGACGATGCCGCTCTGTTTGAGAAATGTGACCTGCCGGTGCAGGTGGTGCCCGGTGAAGAGACTAACCTCAAGGTGACGACGCCCATGGATTTAGCGATCGCAGAATTCATACTAAAACAGCGCCTAGGTTAGCCAAGAGGCCTCCCCAAGCGCTGCTTTTAGATTCCAGAATTTTGGTTCTAGAGGTCGCCGCCGCGCAAAAACAGCAGAAACACGATCACTGGGCCAGCGATGACAATCATGGCAAGCATGGTCAGCTGGGCAATGAGCTCGAAATTAATATTGCTCAAAAAACCACTCAGAAAGCTCATGAAACCTCCCAACACAAGGCGACTGGACTGATATAAACTTCATTACAATCCCAGAAGTAGAGTTTTGCCCATAGAAAAGCTACAGACCCCGCTCTGGGCTTGGCGTAAAGCTTGCTTATTCGGAGCTTATTTTACCTGCTAACGCCGCCCCTATTTTAGATAACTTAACAAAATTCTAAGGCAGCACCTGTGCCTTTCCACCGCTAGGCCTGAGACGGCCGAAGGAAATTCAATGGCCACCTGGCAATGTGTCAAATCCTGTGGGGCCTGCTGCTTCTTGGCCCCCGAGGAGCGCCCCGACCTCGACTCCTATCTCGAACCCGATCAGCTAGCGCTGTATCTGAGCATGGTGGGAGAAGACGGCTGGTGCATTCATTACGATGCGGGCGATCGCCTCTGCACCATCTACTCCGACCGACCGAGCTTTTGCCGAGTTACCTTTAGCACCTTCGAGACCATGTTTGGCATTGAGGCCGACGAGCTTGATGACTTTGCGATCGACTGCTGCCAGGAGCATATTGCTGATATCTATGGCGAAGCTAGCCCGGAGATGGAGCGGTTTAATCAGGCGGTAGGGGTAGAAGAGTGATGGATAGGGGATGGGGAAGGCGAGGAAGATGCGGGAGTAAGGTGATGAGGATGAAGGAGTGGGAAAGATGAGAGGGCTGGGGTTGCGGTTTAGTTAACTCTTGCAGATAATGAAAGCATTATGAAATATTTGGCAGTAATCAACGGTCTTGGCGTTGCTCTGTGCCCAGCCTTGTTGACCGCTCAGCAAACCTGCCTTTTACCCTATTGTGTCTATCTCTAGCTCTCTTCCCCCATCTTCTAGCGCCGTCGAAGCCAAGCCTTCTGCCACCTTGAGTCGAGCGGCCTTTTGGCGGGTTTTTGGCTCTACGTTTATCACTATTTTTTTGGCTGAGCTGGGTGACAAAACCCAGGTGACTACGCTACTCATGAGCGCCCAGTCTCAGGCACCCTGGATCGTTTTCTTAGGTGCTGGCACTGCCTTGATTAGCACCAGCTTGATTGGCGTATTGCTGGGGCAGTGGCTAGCCCGCCGCGTTTCCCCTGCCACCTTAGACACTGCCGCTGGCACCATGCTCATCGGCATCACCGTCTGTCTCCTTTGGGACATCGTCCACCTCTAGCCCAACCCCTCACTTAAAGTGGGCCCATAGACACCTCCCATCTCCCCTACCCGTCCACTCCCTCACCCCATTACTCCCCCGCCCCATGGACTGGAATCTCCTGGCCGTCAGCTTTACCGCCGTGTTCATCTCAGAGCTAGGGGATAAAAGCCAGCTGGCGGCGATCGCCCTCGGCGGCAGCTCAAAGTCTCCCCGCGCCGTATTTTTAGGCACCGCCGCTGCCCTGCTGCTGGCCAGCTTGCTAGGGGTAATTGTGGGAGAAGGCACCGCCCAAATTTTGCCAGAGCGATTGGTTAAAGCCGTTGCCGCCATTGGGTTTGCCCTGCTGGCCGTCAAGCTTCTGTGGCCCGCAGCCAGCGACAATTAAGAGGGGTTAAAACTCAATCTGGTCAATTACACCTCGCAGGGTCTGAGCTGAGTGCTGAAGCAGCTCCTCCTCATGGGGGCTGAGCAGCATATTCAACCGCCGACTCACCCCAGTGCGCCCTACCACCGCAGGCACACTCAAACACAGGTCTTGAACGCCAAAGATTTCGTCGACCACGCAGCTCACCGTCAGCACGCGGTTTTGGTCGCGCACGATCGACTGCACAATCTGCGTTACCGCTAGGCCGACTGCGTAGTTGGTATATCCTTTGCGGCGGATGATTTCGTAGGCAGCGTTTTTGGTCTGCTGAAAAATCTCATCCATGGCCTGGCGATCGCCATCAGCCATCCCCTCGTGGTAGAGGGGGGTGCCGCAGACATTGGCATGACTCCAAAACGGCACCTCACTATCACCGTGTTCGCCAATGATGTAGGCATGCAAGCTGCGCGGGTCAATGCCCAGGCGACGCGATAGCAAATACCGAAACCGTCCCGTGTCCAGTACTGTCCCGGAGCCAAATACCCGCGCCTTGGGCAGTCCCGACAGCTTCCAGGCGGCGTAGGTGAGCACGTCTACGGGGTTAGACACCAACAACAAAATGGCCTCAGGGCAATGAGCGACAATATCAGGAATCAGTTTTTTGAGAATTTCGACGTTTTTTTGCACCAGCTCCAGGCGAGTTTCGCCTTCTTTTTGGGCTGCCCCAGCGGTGATCACCACCACGTCGGCCCCAGCAGCATCAGCCATAGTGCCCGCCTTAATCAGCGTCGGCTCGACGAAGGACATACCTTGCTCTAAATCCATTACCTCGCCGATCAGCTTGTCCTGGTTGATGTCCACTAGCACCATTTCATCCAGCACATTTTGGATCATCATCGCGTAAGCGCAGGCCAACCCCACCTGACCAGCCCCTATAATCACCCCCTTCAGCGGTCGTAGCGGGTCGGTTCGCAGGTCGGTCAGCGGATTGGAGGTAAAAAGGCTATCAAACATAGGAAGGACATCCTGGTTTACGGGCCAATGCCTTTAATAAACCACGGTCTAGTTAGATTGCCCTTAATAAATCACGGTCTAGTTGGATTGTCCTGTCCTCAGCCCTTCACCTCAACGGCATCAGCGGCTGTTAGGGAGCTGCTAGGACAGTACGAAGGGTTGCGCCGCAGCGCTGGCTTGGCGGGCAGTGACCAGGCTTTCTAGGCAAGTCTTGAGATCTTTGGTGAGCTGGGCAGCCCCAGCTTTGAGCGCTTCGGGAGAATCCTCACCCTGGAGGTAGGTCTGGACAGCTAGCGGTGCGCCGATGTTAATTTGAGCCGAGCTACGCCAGCCTGGATAGGCTGCGCCATAGTAAAGGTCTACTGGCAGCACCTGCACTCCCAGGCCAGTTCTAGCAGCCTCGGCCTGTACCGCCAATCTAGCTAGGCCGGGCTTGAGGCCGTGGATTTTGTCTTCTCGACGAATGCCACCTTCGGGATAAATCACCAGCATTTCGCCCTCCAGCAGCAACTCAATGCCGTGGCGCAGGCTGGCTACCGTGGGCCGCCGCACGTTGACCGCAAACCCTCCTAAACGCCGAATGAACCATCCCTGAAGACCCTTGACCTCATCAGCGGTAACCATGAAGCGCAGGTCGCGGCCGGTAACGGCTCGGCCGGTAGCGTAGGGCAGCAAAATCGAATCCCAGCGGGCTCGGTGGGTAGGGGCCAAAATGACTGGTCCAACGGTAGGCACATGGTGCTGCCCTGTAATGGTGATAGGGCCAAAGTAGGCGGGCACCACCAGGCGGCGGCCGAGAAAATAGGCTAAGGGAGTCAGCACTGGCGAGCAGCGCGATTGGGCAGGGGCGATCGCCCCGCCCTTAACCAACCCAGCCGACGATTCAGGAAGCTCAGAGGATTTCATAGGAAGGCGTAATACAGGAGCCATGATCAGCTAAATCCCAATAGTGCCGATGTTAGGCATTCCCAGTATGCCCGTCGCTAGCTACCACACAGCCTGCGATCGGAAACAAAATGGGTCTGACCCTGGTCTACATGCTTTACCCTACAGCCCTCGCTAGAGGACGCAACCTGGCTCAGGACAGTTCAGTTGGTGTCATGGTGAGAGGAGGTCGGCGCTGTTCTTGGCGGCGCTGCTGAAACCATTGCTGCAGCTGCTGACGACAAGGTTCGGCCAAAACGCCGGTCACCACCCTTAGCCGATGGTTAGAGGCGGGCCCATCGGGCAGATTTAGCACCGATCGCACTGCTCCCGATTTGGGGTCGTGGGTACCGTACACCAACAGCCCTAGGCGGCTCAAAACAATTGCTCCAGCACACATGGGGCAGGGCTCAAGCGTGACGTAGAGCGTGCACTCGTTGAGATGCCAGTTGCCCAACTGGTGCGCAGCCTGCCGTAACGCCAGCACCTCGGCATGGGCAGTGGGGTCTTGATCTTGCTCTCGCCGATTGCCCGCCTCCGCCAGCACCCTATCCCCAGGGCCAACCACTACGGCCCCTACCGGCACATCCCCCGCAGTTCCAGCGGCCTCCGCCAGTTCCATGGCCCGCAGCATCCAGCGCTGGTGGCGCAGTGTAGTCTCATCCGCCAGCTCGTGGGGAGGCAGGTCTTGGGAGGACAGGTCGTCGGGCATAGTAGGTCACTCAAGCAACCACATCGAGATTTAGCCTACCCATAGTAGACCAGAGCATTCTTCAAGCATTGCCTGCCCAAAATAAACCCCTCTGCAGACCCGGGGCCAGCGGAGGGGGTGAGATGTTTGGACGCAATAGTCTGTGGCTTTAAGCGCTGGCTAGGTGACCAGCCAGATAATGTGACGTTGATCAAGCCAAGGCTTAGATGTAGGCCGAAATATCTTCGCCGCACTCGTCGGCTAGATAGCAAAGAGCCCGAAATCGCAGCTCCACCAGTTCGTTGTAGAGGGGGTTGAGCTTGCAAAGGGGCGGAATGTGGGCCACCGAGCGGCCCAGCAGCACAATGTCGCGCTCAAAGGGGCACTGGGCGGGGATCAACTCTGCCACCTTGCGGGCGCGGCGAGGAGTCTCGACCCGTAGGTGGCTAACCCACTGGCGCAGCGGACGAAACAGGTCTAGGGGAGCTTGACCCACAGTGTGCAGCCCGTGACGGAGGGAAGATAGAAAGCGATTCATGGTTAAACCTCTCGCAAGTCCAACAATTGAGACTGTCTGAGAAACGGTCGAGCACTGAGTCTGGACTTGGTATGGAAACTCAATACTGGGTGGAGCGACCAGGGAACTAACTTAGATGTTGGTGAGCCTTTCGCTTACGCTAAAGAATTCCCTAAGCTATCGGGTAAAGCATCAACAAAGCTGATTAGATTTCCACTAAAGCTCAGGTAAAGAGTTACTTCATCAGGGTGCATGATAATTCCGGAAAGACTTGCCATATATGGAGTACAGATTATTTTTAGAGCAAAATTAGCGCAATAATATCGAGTAGTTTTACTGAAGGTGGCCTGTATTTAATTGTTCCAAGTAAAAATAAATTTTGCGTGAATGTCAGGACACTTTTCCAACCGGGCATACCACTTGTTGCCCCTCTCTAGGCAGCTCTTTTTTCTGTATAGGACACTACCTAATCTGATACCATCGGCGATGAACTTTTGAGGCACTGAGTCATGGCCAAATATGTAATGTGGGGCAGCTATTGTGAGGATGTGCTCGAAAAGCGTGCTCCCTTTCGAGCGGCGCATCTTCAGGGCTTGCAGCAGCAAAAAGACGACGGTCTGCTGGTAGCCCTAGGCCCAACTACTGACAACACCAAGGTATTCGGCATTTACGAGGCTGAAAGCGAGTCTGCTGTGCGGCAGTTGGTAGAGGGCGACCCCTACTGGCAAAACGGCATTTGGACAGAGTACAAAATCTATGCCTGGAATCAGGTGTTCTAAACGTGCCAGAGGTTTTCAACTGGCCTCGGCTACATTGACGGTCGTTTCCCATTAAAATGACCTCGTTCGGGTTCATCGACCAGGGCAAAGTTCCCCATAAATGTCTCCAGTGAGGTGCCGTGGCTAAGTTAGCTCCTACCCAAGTCGAGCAGCTCCAAAGTATCGGGGCGCACCTACGCCAGGTGCGTCAAGAGCAGGGGCTGGCCATCGACATGCTGGCCAACCAAATTTTTATCCGCCCAGCCCTACTAAAAGCACTGGAGTCGGGGCATGATGCTGAGCTACCTGAGCCAGTATTTATTCAAGGATTTATTCGCCGCTATGCCGAAGCCTTGGGCCTTGATGGTCAAACCATTGCTCAAGAATTTCGGGTGACGCCGGTGAATGTGCTACCGACCCCAGAGCTGATCGAACGGGTCGACACGAACGGCACTGCGGCACCGAAACCGCCTAGTCCTAGTCCTAGCCCTCGTCCTCAGATAAGCGATCGCACCCCTCCGGCTGCCTCTAGCCCAGCGGGACGATCATCGCTGCCGCTAGTGCTGAGCCTGGCTGCCCTGGCCGCAATTTTGGGGTTGGGGGCCTGGGGGCTATTTGGCCGCAGCAACGGGCCATCCCAAGCCAACAACGACAATTCAGGGGCGGAGACAACTCCTGAAACCGCCGGTACTGGCGCTGTAGCCTCGGCACCAGCAGAGACTACAACACCGCCAGAGGAACCGTCGGAGGCCGAAGATGAATCTAGTGCTCCCCTAGAAGCACCTGTGGTAGTCAGCGCTAATCTGAGCGATCGCTCCTGGCTGAGCGTAGTGGCCGACGGTGAGAATGTCTACGAAGGCGTTGCCGAGCAGGGCTTTGAAGAGACCTGGACAGCCGAAACTAGCTTGACATTGAGAACGGGTAACGCGGGGGGGGTAGAGCTGTCTGTCAATGGCGATCGCGCTGTCGTGATGGGTGCCTCTGGAGTGGTCAGAACTCTCACCGTGACGCCTGACTCGGGGGTAGAGAGCGTTGAGTCTCCCTAAGCTCGGCCATGATCCCAAGCTAGCGAAATCATGGGCTTACAATAGAAGCGATCGTCCTACTGCTCACCTGCCCAACTTATGACACCGCCCACCGAGCTTGAGAGCGCCACCACCGAGACGGCCATCCTTAACGGTGACACCGCTGACCTCGACGAAGTGCCCTACGATGTCGAGATGTCGCTGTTTGACCACCTGGAAGAACTGCGGCAGCGCATTTTTTACAGCCTGATTGCCGTTGTGCTGGCCATTGTGGTCTGCTTCTGGCAGGTAAGGCCTATTGTCAGCCTGCTAGAGGTGCCAGCCCAAGGGGTAAAGTTCTTGCAGCTGTCGCCTGGGGAGTACTTTTTTGTCTCCTTTAAGGTGGCGGGCTACAGCGGCTTGGTAGCCGCCAGCCCATTTATTCTCTATCAGATAGTGCTGTTCGTGCTGCCGGGGCTAACTCGGCGAGAGCGTCGGCTGGTGGGGCCGCTGGTGCTAGGGTCGAGCCTATTATTTTTTGCTGGGCTGCTGTTTGCCTATGTGGCGCTAATTCCGGCGGCGCTGAACTTCTTCATCAGCTATGGCGCCGATGTGGTCGAGCAGCTGTGGTCGATCGATCGCTACTTTGAGTTTGTGCTGCTGCTGCTGTTTAGCACTGGGTTAGCCTTTCAGATTCCAATTCTGCAGATGCTGCTCGGGCTGCTCGGCATTGTCAACTCTGACCAAATGCTGAAGGGCTGGCGCTACGTCCTTTTGGGGGCAGCGGTGCTAGGGGCAGTGCTCACTCCTTCTACTGACCCAGTTACACAAAGCCTGCTGGCGGGAGCGGTGCTGTTTCTCTACTTT encodes:
- a CDS encoding glycosyltransferase family 9 protein; the protein is MRVLALVPGETETQLSFFPVINQIKDSFENAEVSVVAAPSATAIYQLSKGVDEVVPYNFEASNSPADWANLLGIVRDREFDVALTLTDSWSIALLLWLSGVPTRLGYSGSANNLLLTSTAPRAAEIDHHGDLLKLINVTGTPPALSVNVPRKDLTVVDNLRQGNGLTNGYVLVYPGTTASGPTYPTESWIAILKDFQQRQPDMPLALLQTDDAAPQTAAIASAVPNLKVLRPETPGQTAALIAAANLLIAVEGYPLPLAIALNVYTLGLFSGNSQVQTITAGADRLVTLTSSTGTLADISPDQVLKKVWSEGA
- the ispD gene encoding 2-C-methyl-D-erythritol 4-phosphate cytidylyltransferase codes for the protein MSPVHVLIPAAGSGRRMGADRNKVLLDLLGLPIIAWTLKAAAQAEAVVWIGVICQAGDRPTLETIANSLNLSKPVAFIDGGTTRQESVYNGLQALPTEATRVLIHDGARCLATPDLFDRCAAALDTCPGLVAGVPVKDTIKIVDASQRVETTPDRQQLWAAQTPQGFDVALLKQCHQQGIEQGWSVTDDAALFEKCDLPVQVVPGEETNLKVTTPMDLAIAEFILKQRLG
- the psb30 gene encoding photosystem II reaction center protein Ycf12/Psb30, giving the protein MSFLSGFLSNINFELIAQLTMLAMIVIAGPVIVFLLFLRGGDL
- a CDS encoding YkgJ family cysteine cluster protein; translation: MATWQCVKSCGACCFLAPEERPDLDSYLEPDQLALYLSMVGEDGWCIHYDAGDRLCTIYSDRPSFCRVTFSTFETMFGIEADELDDFAIDCCQEHIADIYGEASPEMERFNQAVGVEE
- a CDS encoding TMEM165/GDT1 family protein, with the protein product MSISSSLPPSSSAVEAKPSATLSRAAFWRVFGSTFITIFLAELGDKTQVTTLLMSAQSQAPWIVFLGAGTALISTSLIGVLLGQWLARRVSPATLDTAAGTMLIGITVCLLWDIVHL
- a CDS encoding TMEM165/GDT1 family protein, whose protein sequence is MDWNLLAVSFTAVFISELGDKSQLAAIALGGSSKSPRAVFLGTAAALLLASLLGVIVGEGTAQILPERLVKAVAAIGFALLAVKLLWPAASDN
- a CDS encoding L-lactate dehydrogenase is translated as MKGVIIGAGQVGLACAYAMMIQNVLDEMVLVDINQDKLIGEVMDLEQGMSFVEPTLIKAGTMADAAGADVVVITAGAAQKEGETRLELVQKNVEILKKLIPDIVAHCPEAILLLVSNPVDVLTYAAWKLSGLPKARVFGSGTVLDTGRFRYLLSRRLGIDPRSLHAYIIGEHGDSEVPFWSHANVCGTPLYHEGMADGDRQAMDEIFQQTKNAAYEIIRRKGYTNYAVGLAVTQIVQSIVRDQNRVLTVSCVVDEIFGVQDLCLSVPAVVGRTGVSRRLNMLLSPHEEELLQHSAQTLRGVIDQIEF
- a CDS encoding 1-acyl-sn-glycerol-3-phosphate acyltransferase — its product is MKSSELPESSAGLVKGGAIAPAQSRCSPVLTPLAYFLGRRLVVPAYFGPITITGQHHVPTVGPVILAPTHRARWDSILLPYATGRAVTGRDLRFMVTADEVKGLQGWFIRRLGGFAVNVRRPTVASLRHGIELLLEGEMLVIYPEGGIRREDKIHGLKPGLARLAVQAEAARTGLGVQVLPVDLYYGAAYPGWRSSAQINIGAPLAVQTYLQGEDSPEALKAGAAQLTKDLKTCLESLVTARQASAAAQPFVLS
- the tadA gene encoding tRNA adenosine(34) deaminase TadA, which encodes MPDDLSSQDLPPHELADETTLRHQRWMLRAMELAEAAGTAGDVPVGAVVVGPGDRVLAEAGNRREQDQDPTAHAEVLALRQAAHQLGNWHLNECTLYVTLEPCPMCAGAIVLSRLGLLVYGTHDPKSGAVRSVLNLPDGPASNHRLRVVTGVLAEPCRQQLQQWFQQRRQEQRRPPLTMTPTELS
- a CDS encoding Mo-dependent nitrogenase C-terminal domain-containing protein, whose translation is MNRFLSSLRHGLHTVGQAPLDLFRPLRQWVSHLRVETPRRARKVAELIPAQCPFERDIVLLGRSVAHIPPLCKLNPLYNELVELRFRALCYLADECGEDISAYI
- a CDS encoding YciI family protein, which translates into the protein MAKYVMWGSYCEDVLEKRAPFRAAHLQGLQQQKDDGLLVALGPTTDNTKVFGIYEAESESAVRQLVEGDPYWQNGIWTEYKIYAWNQVF
- a CDS encoding DUF4115 domain-containing protein → MLPTPELIERVDTNGTAAPKPPSPSPSPRPQISDRTPPAASSPAGRSSLPLVLSLAALAAILGLGAWGLFGRSNGPSQANNDNSGAETTPETAGTGAVASAPAETTTPPEEPSEAEDESSAPLEAPVVVSANLSDRSWLSVVADGENVYEGVAEQGFEETWTAETSLTLRTGNAGGVELSVNGDRAVVMGASGVVRTLTVTPDSGVESVESP
- the tatC gene encoding twin-arginine translocase subunit TatC → MTPPTELESATTETAILNGDTADLDEVPYDVEMSLFDHLEELRQRIFYSLIAVVLAIVVCFWQVRPIVSLLEVPAQGVKFLQLSPGEYFFVSFKVAGYSGLVAASPFILYQIVLFVLPGLTRRERRLVGPLVLGSSLLFFAGLLFAYVALIPAALNFFISYGADVVEQLWSIDRYFEFVLLLLFSTGLAFQIPILQMLLGLLGIVNSDQMLKGWRYVLLGAAVLGAVLTPSTDPVTQSLLAGAVLFLYFGGIGLVKAIGR